In Vigna unguiculata cultivar IT97K-499-35 chromosome 3, ASM411807v1, whole genome shotgun sequence, a single genomic region encodes these proteins:
- the LOC114175290 gene encoding uncharacterized protein LOC114175290, which translates to MKKVRMVRNRMQASQSMQKAYADRRRRPFEFAAGDHVFFRITRRVGPVAYEIALTPQLANLHPVFHVSQLRKYLFDPTHVLPAEDIQIREDLTVEVPPIALEDNKVEERRGETVSLVKVIWDRRTGDST; encoded by the exons ATGAAGAAAGTGAGGATGGTGAGGAACAGAATGCAGGCTTCCCAGAGTATGCAAAAGGCCTATGCGGACCGTAGGAGGAGGCCCTTCGAGTTCGCAGCTGGCGATCATGTGTTCTTCAGG ATCACGAGGAGGGTTGgaccagtggcttatgagatagctttaACCCCTCAGTTGGCAAACCTTCATCcggtgtttcatgtgtcacagTTGAGAAAGTATTTGTTCGATCCGACCCACGTATTGCCagctgaggatatacagatcagagaGGACCTTActgtggaagtaccacccatcgcgTTAGAGGACAACAAAGTTGAGGAACGCCGAGGGGAGACggtcagtcttgtcaaagtcatatgggatcggaggacgggtGACTCTACTtag